The Maridesulfovibrio bastinii DSM 16055 genome segment CTGCCCTCCTACAACTTCGGAGAGATTCTTACTTACTGTAAGACTTCTGTTGCCACCAACGGTTGAAGTATGATCCTTCTTTACTTCATCAACTCTGTTACCTTTTATAGTGTAGGTATGATTGCCACCGGTAACGCCGTTCCAGTTTCTGGAAACAATCCAGCTACAGTCTGAGGCTGTGACAAAATTCAGATTATCAACTGCCGCCATATCAATATGACCACCGGATGTAAGCAACATTCCGCCGAGGGCTTCAATGTGCTTAACTCCGCCGATCTCTTCTTTGCTGTCAGCTGCTACTTTTAAAAAATGCCTAACGAAACTTACAGTTGAATCAACGGCCTCTATAACTCTTTGCAAGCTGCAATCGGTAATTTTTCCATGAGTTCGGCGCGTCCAGTTGCCATCCGGGTCTACACGCTGAAAAGTTTCAGCATCCTGCTGCCAGAGCAGTTCACCGGTTTTAAGCTCAGGCAAGGATAATCCCAGCGGGTATATCTGCCTGATTATAGGATGATCCGGCCTGCCGTAGGCAAAGCCGATTACAACCAGCGCACCTGTTTCCGGGAAACCATATACACCACGTTCCATGCCGGCACTGAATACAGGAAGAGGCACGTCTTTATAGACAGGATATGATGCATCCCTTTCTCCTTCAGCTGTCAGGATTTCAAGATCTACAGCATAACGAGGCCGGAATCGCTCACAGCTGCCGCCGTTCTGCGGTTCATCACTCACAGCCAAAACTCGGGCATATCTATCCAAGTGCAGCCCGCCTGAAAGCTCCGGGAAAATTTTGAGAAAAGCCCTTCTTATGACTTCACGCATGTGACCACCATTTCATGTCCCTTCAAACGCACCTGCTTAACACGCCGTCCATTAAGATTAGCCCCAGGCCTTAAAGCCGGGAAAATGGGACAAACCTCTGATCCGTCAGTTAAAACTCTATGAAACCATTTATCTGCAACTTTCAACAGCCTGGTAGCCCATCTGGAATCTTTCCACGAACCTATAAAAATTTGTCCATCCGGTTGTGGATTCCATACATAATCATCAATTTGAAAAACTTTGCCAATACTGGATATTCCATGGAAACCACTGCCAATTGTCTGAAAATATGGAACCCTTTTTATTGAGTATCCGTGCTCAGGGATAATAAAGACAAGCCCAGTTTTTTGAGTGTACTGTTCAAGGACGTCTTTAAGTGTTGGATGCCGCAAAGAGACAGGACATAGTTCAGCAAGCACCCCTGCAAGTTCACGACAAAAAATACGCTGCTGCGAATTATCAACCTTATAACATTTTTCAACATATCCGCTGAAAAACATTCTATCCTTATCCTGAAACGAATAGCCAACGTAAAACCGTACTAAGCCTGACACAGGTTCATTGGCCTGCAACTGAAAAACAGCACGCCCGGAACAGCTGAGTTCCAGTCGAATGTCTTCACTGACCAGTTTATACTCCTTCCCTGCTATTTCCAGCTTTTTGCGGATCTTCACGATACAATCCTATCCATGTCGTTAAGCACTTTTTTCAATGAAGTATCAGGGTCCTGTACTGATTGAACTTGACCAGTTGTCTGCCCCTGCTCTTTTTCAATAACAGCTGCGGTACCTTTTTGCCTTTGCTCCACTTTTTCAGGAACAGACAGATGTTCACGCAATTTAAAAGTTACTGACCAGGCCCGCTTATCATCCTGCTCGGACCATCCAACGCTTTCACAGCATTTAACCTGAGTAATCCCACCGGCATTAGCTGTAAGATTCGCTATGGTATAAACCTGCATTTCTCCGGTACTGTCCTTCGCTTCCAGTACACTGATCAGTTCCTGCAGCTTTGATTCATCTCTAAAATTAATATTCAATGATACGGATAAAGTTTTCGGCTTAATGCCCTTGTGCGCAGTATCTGTGCCTGAAGTTTCTCCGGATAAATCCTCTTCATGTATTTCCATACCGCCATCAACTTTCAGTCCATAGCCGGGGACGTTATAGCTTCCAAGTCTCAAAAATGTATTCATATTCCCAGCACCTCACGAAAAACAGTCATGGCTTCCTCTTCACCTATCCAGCAGCAAATTACAGCTAAAGGACTTGCCCCATCTCTCAATCCGAGTTTTGAGAAACCATTGCGTATTGTCCTCACACTACCGGAAATAAAAGCGGCCTCTCCTGCGCCACCAGTAAATATTGAACTCAGAGTTTCCCATTTTTCCAAGGACTCTTCGGAACGCTGCCGTTTCTTGGCCATCAATTCCTGAAGCAATGTTTCCGGACGTTTATTCTGAATGTCGTAACCGTGAGATATTCCCAGCAGTTCAGCCAGACATGCATCTATTTTTTTATTGGTGCTGTGCTGGCGTTCGTCCAGATATTGAAACTTGGGGGAGATGAAACCATTTCCTAAAATATATTTTTCTTTCTCAAGCACAGCCAGATCAGCGGCCCTGCGCTGTGCAAGCTGTAAAGGGACCAGTGGAAAGACCGTATTAAAAGCAGCCAGTTTGTTAGCCAGATCAGCATTGTCGTAACCGGAGATTTTAACGAATACAGCAGCATCTCCTTCCAACTCTTCATAAGGATCAGCCAGCTTGGCCATTACAGCTTCACGGCAGCCACCCGGAGAAAGGTAGGCATAATCCCCACGCCGGTCTCCGACAGGATGAATATAAGGATGAACACACAGAAATTTAGAACGAGTAGAAAGATACGCACTCAAATCAGCTGTCAATTCAGCGTCTTTACCTGCCAGCAAAGCAATGGGAGATTTATGGACCGGAATAGCTTCAGCTACCACGGATAAACGTGATCCGGCAGCGGATAAACCGTCAGGTACTCCATTTACAACCGAATCAACCTTTTCTTCCAATACGGTAGCTGAAGCAGGCACATTAAAATCAATAGATTTCCACACAGCTATTCCTGAATTTCAGGCCATGATACTTTGGAAATATCACCATCCCACGGAAAATTTTCATCAGTCGTAATATCCCGCAGTGCCTGCACATAAGTATCAAGCTTTGTGATATCATCAGTAGGAGTCAGCCCCTGCCTGATTTCTGAACGGTAACGCTCAATACGCCATTCTACAGCCTTGATGCGGCTGTCTCTTTCAGAGCGGATCGCGGAGGTCTGTTGATCAAAAGTTGGACCAGGCGCAGGTGTATAAACAATATGCCCTGAAGCATCGACGGTTGTGTTTTGTGGTCCAGCCAAAGCGATATCATGCCCGAACAGCGTATCAGCCTCGTCATCAGTTAGAGCTACTCCACCCATCGATTCTAGCCGTTCTGCGTCTGCCTCATTGTCAACATTGATAACACTACCCATATATATAAAAACTCGCATGATGTCCCCTATTATTGATATGCCCGCAAT includes the following:
- a CDS encoding bacteriophage T4 gp5 trimerisation domain-containing protein, translated to MREVIRRAFLKIFPELSGGLHLDRYARVLAVSDEPQNGGSCERFRPRYAVDLEILTAEGERDASYPVYKDVPLPVFSAGMERGVYGFPETGALVVIGFAYGRPDHPIIRQIYPLGLSLPELKTGELLWQQDAETFQRVDPDGNWTRRTHGKITDCSLQRVIEAVDSTVSFVRHFLKVAADSKEEIGGVKHIEALGGMLLTSGGHIDMAAVDNLNFVTASDCSWIVSRNWNGVTGGNHTYTIKGNRVDEVKKDHTSTVGGNRSLTVSKNLSEVVGGQSTENISGDKKIQAANVKMTAGTFSMSTADGGISFFPLMLDFMQETRAALDVLAVHTHPDAGVINQGGQVSAHASQIGSDRGQLDVMSR
- a CDS encoding phage tail assembly chaperone produces the protein MRVFIYMGSVINVDNEADAERLESMGGVALTDDEADTLFGHDIALAGPQNTTVDASGHIVYTPAPGPTFDQQTSAIRSERDSRIKAVEWRIERYRSEIRQGLTPTDDITKLDTYVQALRDITTDENFPWDGDISKVSWPEIQE